The genomic region CCGTGTCGCCGGCCACTGGCCGGCGTCGAACAGGAAACGGTGCCGATGCGGTCAACCGCATCGGCACCGTCGCGTCCAGACGTTCAGCGCAGGATGCCGGAGGTTCCCCCGCCGTCGGCACCCCACACGTCCTCGTCCTCCTCCAGCCACGTGTTGCGTGAGGTGTCGTCCTCGCCGTAGCCGGCACCGCCGCCCATCCCGGCCATCCCGCCGGCACCTCTGGCACCCGCGCCCCGACCGGCCGCACCGGCACCCGCCGCGCCGCGACCGGCACCGCCCCGACCGGCACCGCCGCCACCAGCGGCGACGCCGCCCATTCCGGGCATCATCCCGCCGCCCGGCTTGCCGCCCGCGCCGAGCCGGCCGCCCGCGCCCCGGCCTCCGCCGCGACCGGCGCCCGCCGCACCGCCGCCGCCCATCATCGGGCCCATGCCCGGGGAGACCGCTCGGCCGAGCGCGCCACCTCCGGCGAGCACGCCGCCGCCTGCCCCGGCGCTGCCCAGACCGCCGCCGCCACCGCCACCGCCGGCGCCGAGGCCTGCGGAACCGAGGCCACCACCGCCAGAGCCGAGACCGGGCACGCCGCCGCCGGCACCCGCGAGGCCGCTGCTGTACTCCTCGTCGAGACCGCCCGTGCCGGGGACACCACCGACACCTGGGTAGCCGCCCGTGCCGGGCTCGCCCGAGAAGGCCGGGTGGATGCCGGAACCGACGGGCAGGTTGCCCGTCTCCGGTACCAGGCTCGCCCCGCTGATCGAGGGCTTGGCGCCCAGACCACCGCCGGGCCCGCCGCCGCCGATGTTCGGCACGCCACCGACACCGCCGCCGCCACCACCGCCACCACCCAGATTCGGTTGCTGACGGGTCGGGTCCGCGGTGTCACCGGGCAAGGCATTACCGGGGGTGTTCGGGGCGATGGTCTGGTACTCGCCGCTGACCCGCTGATAGACCTCGGCAGCGTCCTTGGACTGGTCGTTGATCCAGTCGGCGACGGCACTCACCGGGTCGAGCCAGCCGAGGAAGTCCGGCGAGACCTTGGCCTCGAAGAAACCGACCCCGATGGTCAGCTTGGCGTTGCGCGCCTCCAGGACGTCGTTGACGCAGGTCGCCGGGATCGGGAAGTCCCGCTGGGCGGCGCTGAGGCTGTCGGCGGCGGCCTTGAGCGACTGGACGATGCCGCCGCCCTTCTCGGTGTCCGCCACGAGCTGACCCGTGTCCTTGGCGATCAGCTCGACGTGACCCTTGAACTCCTCGTACGCCGGACCTTTCCAGGTCGCGCCCAGGTCCTTGATGTTGGCTTCAAGGCTCTGCTTGACGTTGTTGAGGTTCTTGATCAGCTGTTCCCAACCGAGCGCCGCGCTCTCCACGTCACCAGGCCGGCCGTCAATGACGACCTTCTGGCACATCTCTTCCCAGCTCAGAGCCATTTGCCGTCCTCCCCGTCCTAACGGCCGTCGCCGCGGCCGGCCACGTCACCGAAGACCCGCTGCATGTCGAGGGCGGACATCCTGTTCTGCTCCTCCGCCGTCTCGTAGTTCTGCTTGACCTGACGCAACGCCTCCGCCGCGTCGTAGAGATTCTGGGCGAGCCTCTGCACACCAGCCTCGGTGTCCCGGTAGAGCCCCTGATGCTTGGCAGCCAACCGGCCCGCCCATTCGAACCCACCGAGCGGGCTCGCCTGGCCGCCGGCCCCACCCGCCATGCCCGCGGCCGCACCACCCATCAGGTCCTGGATGTCGACCATCTTGTAGGTGAGCTTGTTCAGGTACGCCGCGTGGGTTTCCAGCCAGTCGATCGCGGAATCGAGGCTGCTCGCGTCCCACTCGGTCTTGACGCCGGCCTCGCCGGGCGCGGTGACGAGACCCTCCGGCGTGGCGGCATGGTTGACGTTGTCGATCTCGAAGCCGGTCAACGCCAGGCCTGACACCGGCGTGGTGCCGACCGGAATCGGAATGTACATGTCGTCGTTCTTGAACCGTTCCGGCTGGCTGGTCCTGTCGTCCGTCATCGGTCCCCTCCCCGAAACCCTGACTGGTGGTCTGTGCTCACTACTGCTGTGGGCCGGACTGCGGCGGCGCCTGGCCCGTGCCCGGCCATCCGGGTCCGCCCGGCGGCGGCGCGGCCGGTGGATAGCCCGGTGCGGGCTGGCCAGCCGGCGGCGGATAGCCCGGCGGCGGATGACCGTGTTGGGCCGGCGGCGGACCGTACCCCGGAACGGGCTGCGGCGGCGCGACGTGCCCCGGTGGGCTCTGCCAGCCGGCCGGGCCCGCAGGCCAGCCGGGCGGCGGCGACCCGGGTGCGCCGGCAGACGGGCCGGGCACGGCCGGGGTACGCCGCTTGCGGCGCCTGAGCACCACCAGCAGGACGATCAGCGCGACAATCGGCACGGCCACGCAGAGCACGACCTGGACGATCGCGCCGGCCTTGTTCGACACCCCGAACTCGACAGCCGGACCCTCGTCATCGTCGGGCCGGGCGGCGCCACCGGGCCGGGTCGGCTCGGTCGCGCCCTCCAGCAGCGGGTTGGCCGTCACCTCTGGCACCGAGCGGGTCAGCGCCGCGACCGGGTCGACCGCGCCGAAGCCGAACTGCTGGTCCCGGCCTGCCGGCCCGGCGTCGCGGGCCGTCTTGATCAGGCGGTTGATGACGTTTGCCGCGTCGAGCTGCGGATATTTGGCGCGGACCAGCGCCACCACCCCGGAGATGATGGCGGCTGACGAACTGGTGCCGCTGCCCACTGTGTAGCCGTTGGACGAGACCGCCTTGGGTGCCGGCCCGATGATGCTCTCCATCGGTGCCGCGATCACCGTCTCCGGGCCGCGCACCGAGCCGGCGAAGAAGTTGCCCCGCTTGTCCAGACCGGACACGGCGATGACGCCGGGGATGTTTGCGGGCGAGGTGACCCGCTGATCACCCTGCTCCACGTTTCCGGCGGAGGCCACCAGCACCGCGTCCTTGCTGAACGCGTAGGTGATCGCGTCGGCCAGATCCGGGGGCGGCGCACCGTCACCGATGCTCACGGAGAGGTTGATGACGTCGGCACCTGCGTCGGCCGCCCACCGGACGGCGCGGGTCACGTCGTCGCTGTTGAACCGGGCACCCATCGAGACCGGCAGGATCTTCGCAGCCGGGGCGATGCCCAACTGCCGCATCTGGTCACCACCACGCCCGGCGATGATGCCGGCCATCGACGTGCCGTGCCCCTTTTCCCGGTCGTCGTCACGTCGCCCGTCCGGCGCGGCGGCGGCGTTGACACCGTGCCCCGCCAGTACCTGGCCGCGAAGGTCTGGATGGCTGGCGTCCACCCCACCGTCGATGACGGCGACCACGACGCCCTTGCCCTGCGTGAGTTTCTGCGCCTGGGGAATCTTCAGCGAGTCGAGATACCACTGCAGGCCCCGGACCGTGTCGGCGGCACGAGCGGGTGCCGGTGCGACAACGGCGGGAACCAGCGCGGCACACAATGCCACTGCGGCCGCAGCCGCCAGCCGGGCCGATCGGAAACGATTCCCCGTACGCATCGCTCTCCCAGAACCTGTGCCGACGCCAACGCAATGCGGCTCCGGCCCGGTCGAACCGGACCGGAGCCGCACCGGCGATTGTCTCAGCCCCACACCTTCGAGTTGCTCATCTCGGTGGAGACGTAGTTCTCACGGGCGATGCCGACGGCACCACCGATCTCGTTCAGGACCCGGTTGATGTCCCGGACGGCCTGGTCCCACTTCGCCTGGTGCTGCTCGTAGGCGACGCGGTCCTGGCCGTCCCACTCGAGCTTGGAGAGCATCGACCGCAGCGTGTCGAGCTTCTCGTCGATGGTCTTCGAGATGGCCTGCATCTGCTGGTTGCTGCTCTCGAGGACCGCGTAGTCAACTTTGATCGCCATGTTTTCCTCCTCTGCTCGCTACGGGATCACGGGTTGAGAGCAGAGTGGAACTTGTCCAGCATCTGCTGCTGCTCTTCGTCGTTGACCTGGTGCGTCGTACCCGACTTGTCGAGCAGGTCCGCGATGTCATCCATCGCGGTCAGCAGCTTGACGGTGTCCTCGTTCCAACGCGTCATCAGCGACTGGAAGCCCGTGGACGCCTGACCCTTCCACGCCATGGCCAGGTCGTCGACTACGTTCCACAGCTTCTTCAGCTCGCCGTCGACCTCGCTACGCGTAGACCGCACGTCACTCGCGGCGGTATGCAGAGTCGCAGCTTCGACCTCGAACGCCATGCTTCACACCCTTCCGTCATGTTGTGGCGGCGGCTTTGCCGCGCCCCCTCCCCCGCGGCAAGGCAGCAAAACACCCCACCGACGGACACTCCAACAGAGACCGTAGCGGAGTCCGTCCAGTCCTCGCAGCCCTGGTAGGCCGCCGTAGGTGAATAGTGACGAATCAGCCGACGTGATTACCGGTTTTACGGGACAGGTATTTGACGCGGACGACAAAATTGCGATGCCGGATCACCGCACAACCGGGCGAGCCCGGTCACGACGGCTCGGACCAAGCGGTCTGGATGAGCTGTTGGCCGTCGCGCCGACGGACCAGCGTGCCCCGGCCGGGCGGCTGCGGGCTCGGCCGCAGCGTGCCGAAGACCGCGCCCTCCTCCCGACTGCCGGACATCAGCAGGCCGGGCGAGTCCAGCTCCCGCAACCGTTGCAGCACGGGCTCGTAGAGCGCGCGGGACACGCCGCCCACCCGCCGCGTGATGATGAGGTGCAGGCCGATGTCGCGGGCCTGCGGCAACAACTCCTGCAGAGCACTGAGCGGATTGCTGCCACCGGAGGCCACCAGGTCGTAGTCGTCGACAAGGATGTACAGGTCCGGGCCCTTCCACCAGCTGCGGTCGCGCAGCTGCGCGGTGGTCACGTCCGGGCCGGGCAACCGGTTGGACAGCGCGCTGCGGATCGAGCCGAGCCCCTGCGCGAACGCCTGATTGGACGGCGCGTAGTCAAGCAGGTGATCGCCCTCCACCGCGCCCAGCAGCCCACGCCGGTAGTCGGCGATCACCAACCGGGCCTGAGCGGGCGTGTACCGCTCGGTGATGCCACGGGCGATCAGCCGCAGCAGGTTGGTCTTGCCACACTCGGCGTCGCCGAACACCGTCAGGTGCGGCTCGTTCGCCAGGTCCAGATACACAGGGGCGAGCGCCGACTCGTTGACGCCGATGGGCAGGCCGGGCGCCGACCGGTCGATGATCCGCGCCAGCTCGGTAACGGCGAGCCGACGCGGCAGCAGCCGCACCTTCGGCGCCGGACGACCCGGCCAGTTGGCCGCCACGTGCCCGGCCAGGGCGATCGACGCCTCGCTCAGGTCGTCGATGTCACGCCGGCCGTCGATCCGCGAAATGGCAGTGAGGAAGTGCAGCTTGTCCCGGGTCAGGCCACGGCCGGGTGACTTCTCCGGCACGTTCATTGCCGACCGTCGGTCGATCTCGGATTCGGCGGCGTCGCCCAGGCGCAGTTCGAGCTTGGTGCCGAGCAGGTCCCGCATGTTGATCCGGACCTCCGCCCACCGCGCCGCGGTGAGCACCACGTGCACGCCGAAGCCGAGGCCACGGTTGGCGAGCGTCGTGATGGTCTGCTCCAGCTCCTCGTACTCCTGGCGCAGGGTGTTCCAGCCGTCCACCACCAGGAACACGTCACCGAACGGGTCGTCGGCGAACTCACCCGCCGCCCGGCGGCGGCGATAGCTGGCCACCGAGTCGATACCGTGCTGAGCGAAGCGCATCTCCCGCTCGTCCAGCACCGCGACCACCTCGGCCACCGTACGGCGCACCGCCTCGACGTCGCGCCGGCCGGCCACCCCCGCCATGTGCGGCAACCGCTCCAGGCTGCGCAGCGCGCCGCCACCGAAGTCCAGGCAGAAGAACTGCACCTCACGCGGCGTGTGGGTGAGCGCCAACGAGGCAAGCAACGTCCGCAGCATCGTGCTCTTGCCACTGAGCGAGCGACCGACGATGACCACGTTGCCACCGGCCCCGGCGAGCTCGACCATCATCGGGTCACGGCGCTGCTCGTACGGGCGGTCCACCACGCCGACCGGCACCGTGAGCCGACCCCGGCCCGGCCAGGACGCGGTGCACAACCCGTACGTCGGGTCGACGGCCAGCGGGCCGAGCAGCTCACCCAGGCCCGGCGGGTCCGCCAGCGGCGGCAGCCACACCTGATGTGCGGGGCGGCCCCGGCCCTTGAGCTGGTCGATGAGCACGTCGAGCATCGCGACGGCCTTACCGTCGGCCGGCTGCTCCGGCTCCGGCGCGGAGTCCACAGGCATCTGGGGGGCCTGCGCCGGCAGGAAGTCGACGCCGTACGGCACGATCCGGCGCTGCACCAGTGCCTGCGACGCGGATGCCTGCTGGCCGGGCGCCCGGTACGGGCCGGAGACGTACGCGGCCCGGAACCGCAGCATCGTGCTGGTGTCGGTCTTCAGGTAGCCGTGCCCCGGCGCGTTCGGCAGCTCGTACGCGTCCGGCACGCCGAGCACGATCCGGCTCTCCACCGCCGAGAAAGTACGCAGACCGATCCGGTACGACAGGTGGGTGTCAAGGCCGCGCAGCTTGCCCTCTTCGAGGCGCTGGCTGGCCAGCAGCAGGTGCACACCGAGCGACCGACCGAGCCGGCCGATCATCACGAACAGGTCGATGAAGTTGGGCTTGGCGGCCAGCAGCTCGCTGAACTCGTCGCAGATGATCAGCAGGCTGGGCATCGGAGCCAGCGGCTCGCCGGCCGCGCGGGCCTTCTCGTACTCGAAGCGGGAGACGTAGTTGCCGGCCGCCCGCAGCAGCTCCTGCCGGCGCACCATCTCGCCGGCGAGCGCGTCGCGCATCCGGTCGACAAGCGGCAGCTCATCGGCCAGGTTGGTGATGACAGCGCTTGTGTGCGGCAGCGCCTCCAGCGAGGCGAACGTCGCACCGCCCTTGAAGTCCACAAGGACGAAGTTCAGCTCCTCCGACGAGTGGGTCACCGCGAGCGCGGCCACCACCGTACGGAGCAGTTCGCTCTTGCCGGAGCCGGTCGCACCGATCACCAGACCGTGCGGGCCCATGCCCTCGTGCGCCGACTCCTTGAAGTCCAGCTCCACGACGTTGCCGTCCGGGCCGACGCCGAGCGGGATGCGCAGCCGGTCACGGTGACCGCGCGGTCGCCAGGTCTGGTGGACGTCGACGGTCGCCGCGTCACCGACACCGAGCAGGTCCGGTAGCTCCATGCTGCGTGCCAGCGGCTCCTCGCTGCTGGTCTGCTGCTGGGACAGCCGGTACGGGGCGATCTGCCGGGCCAGCCCTTCGGCGGCCTCGACGGTGAGCCGGTCCGGTCGGCCGAGTTGCGTCGACGAGGTGCCCCGGATCAGTTCGAGTGAGCTGCCGTCGCCGGCGTCCAGGCAGAGCAGCCAACGGCCGGCATCGCGCGGCACCGTCCCGGAGAGATCGATGGTGGTGGCACCGAGCAGACCCTGACCCACCAGCTGACAGGTCGGCGCGACCTCGCCGCCGTCGATCACCACGACGAGGTGCGGCGCGGTGGTCAGCGGCTTGGCCTCGGCGGTGAAGCGGGGACGCCCGGCCAGTTCACCGTTCAGCGACTCCTCGGCCTCGGCCAGGCTGGCGAAGACGAGCCGCCTGGCACCCGCGGCGTCCGTCCGGCCACTGTGGTGGGCGTGCGGAAGCCACTTCACCCACTCCCAGGCGGCCTGCCGGTCGGGCGCGGCGACCACCGCGATCACCATGTCGTCGGGGGCGTGGAAGGTCGCCAGCTGACCCAGGGCCGCGCGGGTCAGGTCGAGCACCGGCTCTCGGTCACCGCGCAGCACCACCCGGCTGAACGCGCGTACGGAGAGCGCTGTCGGCAGCTCCGGCACTGTCGAGTGCGCCCGCACGAACCGGCGCAGCGCGATGGCGCTCATCGGTTCCAGGTCCTCCACCGGCTTGGTCTCCGGCGGGACGATCTCGACGGCCAGCCGCTGCGGGCCGAGCGCGATGCGGGTCTCGCCGAAGTCGTCCTCGGTGATCCGCCGTTCCCAGAGCCGGCGGGACGCCGCGATCGACCAGAGCGCGTCCGGCTCCGGGTGCCGCCAGGCCATCGCCGCCCGCTGCTGCTCGGCGGCCCTGCGGGTGCGCTTGCGCATCTGGGCCAGGTAGCGCATGTAGTCGCGACGGTCGGCGTTCAGCTCGGCCTTGTCGTTGCCGCCGCTATTGGCGAGCGAGCCGATCGCCATGCCGAGCATCGAGACGCCGAAGAGTCCACCGGCGACGTACGTCATCATGCCGCCACCCCGGCCGGCGTAGAGGAATGCCATCGCGCCGACCCCGCAGACCATCGGCAGGATCATCAGCAGTTGGCCCATGCCGCGGGGCGTCGGCTCGGGCAGCTCGGGCGGCGACTCCAGCAGCACCTCGCCGCGTGGCAGAGCCGGCCCCGGCTGGCGCGGGAGCCGGCGGAACACGACCGTGCTCACGGCTGTCTCCTCCCCAGAAGCGGCCTGATGACGTGCCGTCGCGGATCGAAGCCCGCGGGTGGGCACTGTACGTGCTCGTCATCGTAGGTAATCTCCCGTGGGCGCGGTGCACCCCGTACTGCGGCACCGCCGCCCGCCGAGCGTAGGACGACCCAGGAGGCCACTGTGGCGACGAAGACGGCGACCGG from Micromonospora profundi harbors:
- a CDS encoding WXG100 family type VII secretion target; amino-acid sequence: MTDDRTSQPERFKNDDMYIPIPVGTTPVSGLALTGFEIDNVNHAATPEGLVTAPGEAGVKTEWDASSLDSAIDWLETHAAYLNKLTYKMVDIQDLMGGAAAGMAGGAGGQASPLGGFEWAGRLAAKHQGLYRDTEAGVQRLAQNLYDAAEALRQVKQNYETAEEQNRMSALDMQRVFGDVAGRGDGR
- a CDS encoding WXG100 family type VII secretion target — translated: MALSWEEMCQKVVIDGRPGDVESAALGWEQLIKNLNNVKQSLEANIKDLGATWKGPAYEEFKGHVELIAKDTGQLVADTEKGGGIVQSLKAAADSLSAAQRDFPIPATCVNDVLEARNAKLTIGVGFFEAKVSPDFLGWLDPVSAVADWINDQSKDAAEVYQRVSGEYQTIAPNTPGNALPGDTADPTRQQPNLGGGGGGGGGVGGVPNIGGGGPGGGLGAKPSISGASLVPETGNLPVGSGIHPAFSGEPGTGGYPGVGGVPGTGGLDEEYSSGLAGAGGGVPGLGSGGGGLGSAGLGAGGGGGGGGLGSAGAGGGVLAGGGALGRAVSPGMGPMMGGGGAAGAGRGGGRGAGGRLGAGGKPGGGMMPGMGGVAAGGGGAGRGGAGRGAAGAGAAGRGAGARGAGGMAGMGGGAGYGEDDTSRNTWLEEDEDVWGADGGGTSGILR
- the eccCa gene encoding type VII secretion protein EccCa, translating into MSTVVFRRLPRQPGPALPRGEVLLESPPELPEPTPRGMGQLLMILPMVCGVGAMAFLYAGRGGGMMTYVAGGLFGVSMLGMAIGSLANSGGNDKAELNADRRDYMRYLAQMRKRTRRAAEQQRAAMAWRHPEPDALWSIAASRRLWERRITEDDFGETRIALGPQRLAVEIVPPETKPVEDLEPMSAIALRRFVRAHSTVPELPTALSVRAFSRVVLRGDREPVLDLTRAALGQLATFHAPDDMVIAVVAAPDRQAAWEWVKWLPHAHHSGRTDAAGARRLVFASLAEAEESLNGELAGRPRFTAEAKPLTTAPHLVVVIDGGEVAPTCQLVGQGLLGATTIDLSGTVPRDAGRWLLCLDAGDGSSLELIRGTSSTQLGRPDRLTVEAAEGLARQIAPYRLSQQQTSSEEPLARSMELPDLLGVGDAATVDVHQTWRPRGHRDRLRIPLGVGPDGNVVELDFKESAHEGMGPHGLVIGATGSGKSELLRTVVAALAVTHSSEELNFVLVDFKGGATFASLEALPHTSAVITNLADELPLVDRMRDALAGEMVRRQELLRAAGNYVSRFEYEKARAAGEPLAPMPSLLIICDEFSELLAAKPNFIDLFVMIGRLGRSLGVHLLLASQRLEEGKLRGLDTHLSYRIGLRTFSAVESRIVLGVPDAYELPNAPGHGYLKTDTSTMLRFRAAYVSGPYRAPGQQASASQALVQRRIVPYGVDFLPAQAPQMPVDSAPEPEQPADGKAVAMLDVLIDQLKGRGRPAHQVWLPPLADPPGLGELLGPLAVDPTYGLCTASWPGRGRLTVPVGVVDRPYEQRRDPMMVELAGAGGNVVIVGRSLSGKSTMLRTLLASLALTHTPREVQFFCLDFGGGALRSLERLPHMAGVAGRRDVEAVRRTVAEVVAVLDEREMRFAQHGIDSVASYRRRRAAGEFADDPFGDVFLVVDGWNTLRQEYEELEQTITTLANRGLGFGVHVVLTAARWAEVRINMRDLLGTKLELRLGDAAESEIDRRSAMNVPEKSPGRGLTRDKLHFLTAISRIDGRRDIDDLSEASIALAGHVAANWPGRPAPKVRLLPRRLAVTELARIIDRSAPGLPIGVNESALAPVYLDLANEPHLTVFGDAECGKTNLLRLIARGITERYTPAQARLVIADYRRGLLGAVEGDHLLDYAPSNQAFAQGLGSIRSALSNRLPGPDVTTAQLRDRSWWKGPDLYILVDDYDLVASGGSNPLSALQELLPQARDIGLHLIITRRVGGVSRALYEPVLQRLRELDSPGLLMSGSREEGAVFGTLRPSPQPPGRGTLVRRRDGQQLIQTAWSEPS
- a CDS encoding WXG100 family type VII secretion target codes for the protein MAIKVDYAVLESSNQQMQAISKTIDEKLDTLRSMLSKLEWDGQDRVAYEQHQAKWDQAVRDINRVLNEIGGAVGIARENYVSTEMSNSKVWG
- a CDS encoding WXG100 family type VII secretion target, with the translated sequence MAFEVEAATLHTAASDVRSTRSEVDGELKKLWNVVDDLAMAWKGQASTGFQSLMTRWNEDTVKLLTAMDDIADLLDKSGTTHQVNDEEQQQMLDKFHSALNP
- a CDS encoding S8 family serine peptidase; the encoded protein is MRTGNRFRSARLAAAAAVALCAALVPAVVAPAPARAADTVRGLQWYLDSLKIPQAQKLTQGKGVVVAVIDGGVDASHPDLRGQVLAGHGVNAAAAPDGRRDDDREKGHGTSMAGIIAGRGGDQMRQLGIAPAAKILPVSMGARFNSDDVTRAVRWAADAGADVINLSVSIGDGAPPPDLADAITYAFSKDAVLVASAGNVEQGDQRVTSPANIPGVIAVSGLDKRGNFFAGSVRGPETVIAAPMESIIGPAPKAVSSNGYTVGSGTSSSAAIISGVVALVRAKYPQLDAANVINRLIKTARDAGPAGRDQQFGFGAVDPVAALTRSVPEVTANPLLEGATEPTRPGGAARPDDDEGPAVEFGVSNKAGAIVQVVLCVAVPIVALIVLLVVLRRRKRRTPAVPGPSAGAPGSPPPGWPAGPAGWQSPPGHVAPPQPVPGYGPPPAQHGHPPPGYPPPAGQPAPGYPPAAPPPGGPGWPGTGQAPPQSGPQQ